From one Streptomyces spiramyceticus genomic stretch:
- the rpmD gene encoding 50S ribosomal protein L30: MARLKITQTKSYIGSKQNHRDTLRSLGLKRLHDVVVKEDRPEFRGMVHTVRHLVTVEEVD, encoded by the coding sequence ATGGCCCGCCTCAAGATCACGCAGACGAAGTCGTACATCGGCAGCAAGCAGAACCACCGCGACACCCTTCGTTCGCTCGGGCTCAAGCGCCTGCACGACGTGGTTGTCAAGGAGGACCGCCCCGAGTTCCGCGGAATGGTTCACACCGTCCGCCACCTCGTGACGGTTGAGGAGGTCGACTGA
- the rplO gene encoding 50S ribosomal protein L15 has protein sequence MAENNPLKVHNLRPAPGAKTAKTRVGRGEASKGKTAGRGTKGTKARYQVPQRFEGGQMPLHMRLPKLKGFKNPFRTEYQVVNLDKLAELYPQGGEVTVADLVAKGAVRKNELVKVLGAGEVSVALTVTVDAVSASAKEKIAAAGGTVTELV, from the coding sequence ATGGCGGAAAACAACCCGCTGAAGGTCCACAACCTCCGGCCCGCCCCGGGTGCCAAGACCGCCAAGACCCGTGTCGGTCGTGGTGAGGCATCCAAGGGTAAGACCGCAGGTCGTGGTACCAAGGGCACCAAGGCCCGCTACCAGGTTCCGCAGCGCTTCGAGGGCGGGCAGATGCCCCTCCACATGCGTCTGCCGAAGCTCAAGGGCTTCAAGAACCCGTTCCGCACCGAGTACCAGGTCGTGAACCTGGACAAGCTCGCCGAGCTCTACCCGCAGGGTGGAGAGGTCACGGTGGCCGATCTGGTCGCCAAGGGTGCGGTGCGTAAGAACGAACTCGTCAAGGTGCTTGGCGCCGGCGAGGTCTCCGTGGCGCTGACGGTGACGGTTGACGCCGTTTCCGCCTCCGCCAAGGAGAAGATCGCCGCTGCCGGCGGCACCGTCACCGAGCTCGTCTGA
- the secY gene encoding preprotein translocase subunit SecY, producing the protein MLTAFARAFKTPDLRKKLLFTLGIIVLYRLGAHIPVPGVSYKSVQLCVDQAQSGNNLLGLANLFSGGALLQITIFALGIMPYITASIILQLLTVVIPRLEALKKEGQSGTAKITQYTRYLTVALAILQGTGLVATARNGALFSGCPAAADIVPDKSIFVTVVMVITMTTGTAMVMWLGELVTDRGVGNGMSILMFISIAAGFPGALWAIKKQGDLANGWIEFGVVILVGFAMVALVVFVEQAQRRIPVQYAKRMIGRKSYGGTSTYIPLKVNQAGVIPVIFASSLLYIPMLIVQFGGGGGDSAWATWIQQHFVDGKPIYIATYFLLIVFFAFFYVAISFNPEEVADNMKKYGGFVPGIRAGRPTAEYLSYVLNRITWPGSLYLGLIALVPTMALAGFGANQDFPFGGTSILIIVGVGLETVKQIESQLQQRNYEGFLR; encoded by the coding sequence GTGCTCACCGCGTTCGCCCGGGCGTTCAAGACGCCCGACCTGCGCAAGAAGCTGCTCTTTACGCTCGGCATCATTGTGCTGTACCGGCTCGGGGCCCACATCCCTGTCCCCGGCGTCAGTTACAAGAGCGTGCAGCTCTGCGTGGACCAGGCTCAGTCGGGCAACAACCTCCTTGGTCTGGCGAATCTGTTCAGTGGCGGCGCGCTGCTGCAGATCACGATTTTCGCGCTCGGCATCATGCCGTACATCACGGCGAGCATCATTCTCCAGCTGCTGACCGTGGTGATTCCCCGTCTGGAGGCCCTCAAGAAGGAGGGTCAGTCCGGCACGGCGAAAATCACCCAGTACACGCGGTACTTGACGGTGGCGCTCGCCATCCTGCAGGGCACCGGCCTGGTCGCCACCGCCCGCAACGGTGCGCTGTTCAGCGGGTGTCCGGCCGCGGCCGACATCGTGCCCGACAAGTCGATCTTCGTCACTGTCGTCATGGTGATCACCATGACCACGGGTACCGCGATGGTCATGTGGCTCGGTGAGCTCGTCACCGACCGCGGCGTCGGCAACGGCATGTCGATCCTGATGTTCATCTCGATCGCGGCCGGCTTCCCGGGCGCCCTGTGGGCCATCAAGAAGCAGGGTGATCTGGCCAACGGCTGGATCGAGTTCGGCGTGGTGATCCTGGTCGGCTTTGCGATGGTCGCGCTCGTGGTCTTTGTCGAGCAGGCGCAGCGCAGGATTCCGGTGCAATACGCGAAGCGCATGATCGGACGGAAGTCCTACGGCGGTACGTCGACGTACATCCCGCTGAAGGTCAACCAGGCCGGTGTGATTCCTGTCATCTTCGCGTCGTCGCTTCTCTACATCCCCATGCTGATCGTGCAGTTTGGTGGCGGTGGCGGAGATTCCGCGTGGGCGACCTGGATTCAGCAGCACTTTGTGGACGGCAAACCCATCTACATCGCCACTTACTTCCTGCTGATCGTGTTCTTTGCCTTCTTCTATGTGGCGATCTCGTTCAACCCCGAGGAAGTCGCCGACAACATGAAGAAGTATGGTGGCTTCGTCCCGGGTATCCGGGCTGGTCGACCTACTGCTGAGTACCTCAGCTATGTGCTCAATCGGATCACGTGGCCGGGATCGCTGTATCTGGGTCTGATTGCTCTCGTACCGACGATGGCGTTGGCGGGCTTCGGAGCGAACCAGGACTTCCCCTTCGGCGGGACAAGCATCCTCATCATCGTGGGTGTGGGCCTGGAGACCGTGAAGCAGATCGAGAGCCAGCTCCAGCAGCGCAATTACGAAGGGTTCCTCCGCTGA
- a CDS encoding adenylate kinase: MRIVLVGPPGAGKGTQAAFLAKNLSIPHISTGDLFRANISQGTDLGKQAKAFMDAGNLVPDEVTIGMAKDRMAKPDAQGGFLLDGFPRNVSQAEALDESLKAEGQKLDAVLDLEVPEDEVVKRIAGRRICRNDSSHVFHVVYSPAKEEGVCDVCGGELYQRGDDSEETVRRRLEVYHSETEPIIDHYKAQGLVVTISALGKVDEVTKRAMEALKKSSDEG; encoded by the coding sequence ATGCGAATCGTCCTCGTCGGGCCGCCCGGTGCCGGCAAGGGAACGCAGGCTGCGTTCCTTGCCAAGAACCTGTCGATCCCGCACATCTCCACGGGCGACCTCTTCCGCGCCAACATCAGTCAGGGCACGGACCTCGGCAAGCAGGCGAAGGCGTTCATGGACGCCGGCAACCTGGTTCCGGACGAGGTCACCATCGGGATGGCCAAGGACCGTATGGCAAAGCCCGACGCCCAGGGCGGCTTCCTCCTTGACGGCTTCCCGCGGAACGTCTCGCAGGCCGAGGCTCTGGACGAGTCGCTGAAGGCCGAGGGCCAGAAGCTGGATGCCGTACTGGACCTGGAAGTCCCCGAGGACGAGGTCGTGAAGCGGATCGCGGGTCGCCGCATCTGCCGCAACGACTCCAGCCACGTCTTCCACGTGGTGTACAGCCCCGCCAAGGAAGAGGGCGTCTGTGACGTCTGCGGCGGCGAGCTCTACCAGCGTGGTGACGACAGTGAGGAAACGGTGCGCCGTCGCCTCGAGGTCTACCACAGCGAGACCGAGCCGATCATCGACCACTACAAGGCCCAGGGCCTGGTGGTCACCATCTCCGCGCTCGGCAAGGTCGACGAAGTGACCAAGCGCGCGATGGAAGCCCTGAAGAAGTCCTCCGACGAGGGCTGA
- the map gene encoding type I methionyl aminopeptidase yields the protein MVEIKTPEQIAKMREAGLVVAAVHAATREAAVPGATTKDLDEVSRKVLAEHGAKSNFLGYGGFPATICTSVNEVVVHGIPDDKTVLKDGDIISIDAGAIVDGWHGDAAYTAFVGTGHAPELVELSRVTEESMWAGLAAMKQGNRLVDISKAIESYIRRQPRPATGKYGIIEDYGGHGIGSEMHMDPHLLNYVTRKRGKGPKLVPGFCLAIEPMVSLGTPHTDVLEDNWTVVTTDGTWSSHWEHSVALTEEGPLVLTAVDGGKAKLAEYGVTAAPDPLG from the coding sequence ATGGTGGAGATCAAGACCCCGGAGCAGATCGCGAAGATGCGCGAGGCGGGGCTGGTCGTCGCCGCCGTCCATGCGGCCACCCGTGAGGCGGCCGTTCCCGGCGCCACCACGAAGGACCTGGACGAGGTGTCCCGCAAGGTGCTCGCGGAGCACGGCGCGAAGTCGAACTTCCTCGGGTACGGCGGCTTCCCCGCCACCATCTGCACCTCGGTCAACGAGGTCGTCGTGCATGGCATCCCCGACGACAAGACCGTCCTCAAGGACGGCGACATCATCTCCATCGACGCCGGCGCGATCGTCGACGGCTGGCACGGCGACGCGGCGTACACCGCCTTCGTGGGTACGGGGCATGCGCCCGAGCTGGTGGAGCTCTCCCGGGTGACGGAGGAGTCGATGTGGGCCGGGCTCGCCGCGATGAAGCAGGGCAACCGCCTCGTCGACATCTCCAAGGCGATCGAGTCGTACATCCGCCGCCAGCCGCGTCCCGCCACGGGCAAGTACGGGATCATCGAGGACTACGGCGGCCACGGCATCGGCTCCGAGATGCACATGGACCCGCACCTGCTGAACTACGTCACCCGCAAGCGCGGCAAGGGCCCCAAGCTGGTGCCCGGCTTCTGCCTGGCGATCGAGCCGATGGTGAGCCTCGGTACGCCGCACACCGATGTGCTGGAGGACAACTGGACCGTCGTCACGACGGACGGGACCTGGTCCTCGCACTGGGAGCACTCGGTGGCGCTGACGGAGGAGGGTCCGCTGGTGCTGACCGCGGTGGACGGCGGGAAAGCGAAGCTTGCGGAGTACGGCGTGACGGCTGCGCCCGATCCGCTGGGCTGA
- the infA gene encoding translation initiation factor IF-1, with amino-acid sequence MAKKQGAIEIEGTVIESLPNAMFKVELQNGHKVLAHISGKMRMHYIRILPDDRVVVELSPYDLTRGRIVYRYK; translated from the coding sequence GTGGCCAAGAAGCAAGGTGCCATCGAAATCGAGGGCACCGTGATCGAGTCCCTCCCGAACGCAATGTTCAAGGTGGAACTTCAGAACGGTCACAAGGTCCTAGCGCACATCAGCGGCAAGATGCGTATGCACTACATCCGCATCCTCCCGGATGACCGGGTCGTGGTGGAGCTCTCTCCGTACGACCTGACGCGTGGCCGGATCGTCTACCGGTACAAGTAG
- the rpmJ gene encoding 50S ribosomal protein L36, with the protein MKVKPSVKKICDKCKVIRRHGRVMVICENLRHKQRQG; encoded by the coding sequence ATGAAGGTCAAGCCGAGCGTCAAGAAGATCTGCGACAAGTGCAAGGTGATCCGCCGTCACGGTCGGGTCATGGTCATCTGCGAAAACCTGCGCCACAAGCAGCGCCAGGGCTGA
- the rpsM gene encoding 30S ribosomal protein S13 — MARLSGVDLPREKRVEVALTYVFGIGRTQSKKALAETGVNPDTRVRDLAEEDLVKLREYVDANLKTEGDLRREVQADIRRKVEIGCYQGLRHRRGLPVHGQRTSTNARTRKGPRRAIAGKKKPGKK, encoded by the coding sequence ATGGCACGCCTTTCCGGCGTTGACCTCCCGCGCGAAAAGCGCGTTGAGGTCGCCCTCACCTACGTCTTCGGCATCGGGCGTACCCAGTCGAAGAAGGCGCTGGCAGAGACCGGCGTCAACCCGGACACCCGCGTTCGTGACCTGGCCGAAGAAGACCTGGTCAAGCTGCGTGAGTACGTGGACGCCAACCTCAAGACCGAGGGTGACCTCCGTCGCGAGGTGCAGGCCGACATCCGCCGCAAGGTAGAGATCGGCTGCTACCAGGGTCTGCGTCACCGTCGCGGCCTGCCGGTCCACGGTCAGCGCACCAGCACGAACGCCCGCACCCGCAAGGGCCCGCGTCGCGCGATCGCCGGCAAGAAGAAGCCGGGCAAGAAGTAG
- the rpsK gene encoding 30S ribosomal protein S11 — protein MPPKGRQGAAKKVRRKEKKNVAHGHAHIKSTFNNTIVSITDPTGNVISWASAGHVGFKGSRKSTPFAAQMAAESAARRAQEHGMRKVDVFVKGPGSGRETAIRSLQATGLEVGSIQDVTPTPHNGCRPPKRRRV, from the coding sequence ATGCCCCCCAAGGGTCGTCAGGGCGCTGCCAAGAAGGTGCGCCGCAAGGAAAAGAAGAACGTCGCTCATGGGCACGCCCACATCAAGAGCACGTTCAACAACACGATCGTTTCGATCACCGACCCCACGGGCAACGTGATCTCCTGGGCCTCCGCCGGCCACGTCGGCTTCAAGGGCTCGCGCAAGTCCACCCCCTTCGCCGCGCAGATGGCCGCCGAGTCGGCCGCCCGCCGCGCGCAGGAGCACGGCATGCGCAAGGTCGACGTCTTCGTCAAGGGTCCCGGCTCCGGCCGTGAGACCGCGATCCGCTCCCTCCAGGCCACTGGCCTTGAGGTCGGCTCGATCCAGGACGTCACCCCCACCCCGCACAATGGCTGCCGCCCTCCCAAGCGTCGCCGCGTCTGA
- a CDS encoding DNA-directed RNA polymerase subunit alpha: MLIAQRPSLTEEVVDEYRSRFVIEPLEPGFGYTLGNSLRRTLLSSIPGAAVTSIRIDGVLHEFTTVPGVKEDVTDLILNIKQLVVSSEHDEPVVMYLRKQGPGLVTAADIAPPAGVEVHNPDLVLATLNGKGKLEMELTVERGRGYVSAVQNKQVGQEIGRIPVDSIYSPVLKVTYKVEATRVEQRTDFDKLIVDVETKQAMRPRDAMASAGKTLVELFGLARELNIDAEGIDMGPSPTDAALAADLALPIEELELTVRSYNCLKREGIHSVGELVARSEADLLDIRNFGAKSIDEVKAKLAGMGLALKDSPPGFDPTAAADAFGADDDADAGFVETEQY; encoded by the coding sequence ATGCTTATCGCTCAGCGTCCGTCGCTGACCGAAGAGGTCGTCGACGAGTACCGCTCGCGGTTCGTGATCGAGCCCCTCGAGCCGGGCTTCGGTTACACCCTCGGCAACTCCCTGCGTCGTACGCTCCTCTCCTCGATCCCCGGTGCCGCTGTCACCAGCATCCGGATCGACGGGGTCCTGCACGAGTTCACCACCGTGCCGGGCGTCAAGGAGGACGTCACCGACCTCATCCTCAACATCAAGCAGCTCGTCGTCTCCTCGGAGCACGACGAGCCGGTCGTGATGTACCTGCGCAAGCAGGGTCCCGGCCTGGTCACCGCTGCTGACATCGCCCCGCCGGCCGGTGTCGAGGTCCACAACCCGGACCTCGTTCTCGCCACGCTCAACGGCAAGGGCAAGCTGGAGATGGAGCTGACCGTCGAGCGCGGTCGCGGCTACGTCTCCGCCGTCCAGAACAAGCAGGTGGGCCAGGAGATCGGCCGTATTCCGGTCGACTCCATCTACTCGCCGGTGCTCAAGGTCACGTACAAGGTCGAGGCGACCCGTGTCGAGCAGCGCACCGACTTCGACAAGCTGATCGTCGACGTCGAGACCAAGCAGGCCATGCGGCCGCGCGACGCCATGGCGTCCGCCGGTAAGACGCTGGTCGAGCTGTTCGGTCTGGCGCGTGAGCTCAACATCGACGCCGAGGGCATCGACATGGGCCCGTCCCCCACGGACGCCGCCCTTGCCGCCGACCTGGCGCTGCCGATCGAGGAGCTCGAGCTCACCGTTCGTTCGTACAACTGCCTCAAGCGTGAGGGCATCCACTCCGTGGGTGAGCTCGTGGCGCGCTCCGAGGCCGACCTGCTCGACATCCGGAACTTCGGTGCGAAGTCGATCGACGAGGTCAAGGCGAAGCTGGCCGGCATGGGCCTGGCCCTCAAGGACAGCCCGCCCGGATTCGACCCGACCGCTGCCGCCGACGCCTTCGGCGCCGACGACGACGCGGACGCGGGCTTCGTGGAGACCGAGCAGTACTGA
- the rplQ gene encoding 50S ribosomal protein L17 produces the protein MPKPAKGARLGGSAAHERLLLANLAKSLFEHGRITTTEAKARRLRPVAERLITKAKKGDIHNRRLVLQTITDKSIVHTLFTEIAPRYENRPGGYTRITKIGNRRGDNAPMAVIELVEALTVAQAATGEAEAATKRAVKEDALKKDEAAAETVEDAAPAEAEAESKDA, from the coding sequence ATGCCGAAGCCCGCCAAGGGTGCCCGTCTGGGCGGCAGCGCCGCGCACGAGCGTCTGCTCCTCGCGAACCTCGCGAAGTCGCTGTTCGAGCACGGCCGCATCACCACGACCGAGGCCAAGGCCCGCCGCCTGCGTCCGGTCGCCGAGCGCCTGATCACCAAGGCGAAGAAGGGCGACATCCACAACCGTCGCCTGGTGCTGCAGACGATCACGGACAAGAGCATCGTGCACACGCTGTTCACCGAGATCGCCCCGCGGTACGAGAACCGCCCCGGTGGTTACACCCGTATCACCAAGATCGGCAACCGTCGTGGCGACAACGCCCCGATGGCGGTCATCGAGCTGGTCGAGGCCCTGACCGTGGCGCAGGCCGCCACCGGTGAGGCCGAGGCTGCTACGAAGCGCGCGGTCAAGGAAGACGCCCTCAAGAAGGACGAGGCTGCGGCCGAGACCGTCGAGGACGCCGCTCCGGCCGAGGCCGAGGCTGAGTCCAAGGACGCCTGA
- the truA gene encoding tRNA pseudouridine(38-40) synthase TruA, which translates to MSEDIEGAAPGFVRVRLDLSYDGKDFSGWAKQTERRTVQGELESALRTVTRSARTYELTVAGRTDSGVHARGQVAHVDLPEDVWAEHRDKLLRRLAGRLPHDVRVWKVAEAPAGFNARFAAVWRRYAYRVTDNPGGVDPLLRGHVLWHDWELDVDAMNRAAEKLVGEHDFAAYCRKREGATTIRTLQQLSWERGADGVITATVRADAFCHNMVRSLVGAMLFVGDGHRDTDWPAKVLAAGVRDSSVHVVRPHGLTLEEVGYPADELLAARARTARNMRTLPGSSLSGGGCC; encoded by the coding sequence GTGAGCGAGGACATTGAGGGTGCGGCGCCCGGGTTCGTACGGGTGCGGCTGGATCTTTCGTACGACGGGAAGGACTTTTCCGGCTGGGCGAAGCAGACCGAACGACGTACGGTCCAGGGCGAGCTGGAGTCCGCGCTGCGGACGGTGACGCGGTCCGCGCGCACCTATGAGCTGACGGTCGCCGGGCGTACGGACTCGGGCGTCCACGCGCGCGGCCAGGTCGCGCACGTCGACCTGCCGGAGGACGTGTGGGCCGAGCACCGGGACAAGCTGCTGCGGCGGCTCGCCGGGCGGTTGCCGCACGACGTGCGGGTGTGGAAGGTCGCGGAGGCGCCGGCGGGATTCAACGCGCGGTTCGCGGCGGTCTGGCGGCGGTACGCCTACCGCGTCACGGACAACCCGGGCGGAGTCGATCCGCTGCTGCGCGGGCATGTCCTGTGGCACGACTGGGAGCTGGACGTCGATGCGATGAACCGGGCGGCGGAGAAGCTGGTCGGGGAGCACGACTTCGCGGCGTACTGCAGGAAGCGCGAGGGTGCGACGACCATTCGTACGCTTCAGCAGCTGAGCTGGGAGCGGGGGGCGGACGGTGTCATCACCGCTACCGTGCGGGCCGACGCCTTCTGCCACAACATGGTGCGCTCGCTCGTCGGCGCGATGCTGTTCGTCGGCGACGGGCACCGCGACACGGACTGGCCGGCGAAGGTGCTGGCCGCGGGCGTACGGGACTCGTCCGTCCATGTCGTACGCCCGCACGGCCTCACCCTTGAGGAAGTCGGCTATCCGGCCGATGAGTTGCTGGCCGCGCGTGCTCGCACGGCCCGCAACATGCGGACACTGCCCGGGTCGTCACTGTCCGGCGGCGGCTGCTGCTGA
- a CDS encoding ABC-F family ATP-binding cassette domain-containing protein, with the protein MRSMGHLEAAHVEYYLPDGRVLLGDASFRVGEGSVVALVGANGAGKTTLLRLIAGELQPHGGTVTVSGGLGVMPQFVGSVRDERTVRDLLVSVAQPRIREAAAAVDAAEHAILTRDDEAAQMAYAQALSDWAEVRGYEAETLWDMCTMAGLGVPYEKAQWREVRTLSGGEQKRLVLEALLRGPDEVLLLDEPDNYLDVPGKRWLEARLKETRKTVLFVSHDRELLARAAEKIVSVEPSPAGSDVWVHGGGFGTYHEARRERFARFEELLRRWEEEHARLKALVLRLRQQAAISPDMASRYRAMQTRFKKFEDAGPPPEPPREQEIKMRLRGGRTGVRAVVCEGLELEGLMKPFDLEIYYGERVAVLGSNGSGKSHFLRLLAGETVAHTGTWKLGARVVAGHFAQTHAHPELLGRTLVDILWTRHAKDRGGAMSVLRRYELERQGDQPFEKLSGGQQARFQILMLELEGTTALLLDEPTDNLDLESAEALQEGLEAYEGTVLAVTHDRWFAKSFDRYLVFGADGVVRETSEPVWDERRVERAR; encoded by the coding sequence ATGCGGAGCATGGGACATCTTGAGGCTGCGCACGTGGAGTACTACTTGCCGGACGGGCGGGTGCTGCTCGGTGACGCCTCGTTCCGGGTGGGCGAGGGGTCCGTCGTCGCGCTGGTCGGCGCGAACGGCGCCGGGAAGACGACGCTGCTGCGGCTGATCGCGGGGGAGCTCCAGCCGCACGGCGGGACCGTGACGGTCAGCGGCGGGCTCGGCGTGATGCCGCAGTTCGTGGGGTCGGTGCGGGACGAGCGGACCGTACGGGACCTGCTGGTCTCGGTCGCGCAGCCGCGGATCCGCGAGGCGGCCGCGGCGGTGGACGCCGCCGAGCACGCGATCCTGACGCGGGACGACGAGGCCGCGCAGATGGCGTACGCGCAGGCGCTGAGCGACTGGGCGGAGGTGCGCGGGTACGAGGCCGAGACGCTCTGGGACATGTGCACCATGGCTGGGCTCGGGGTGCCGTACGAGAAGGCGCAGTGGCGTGAGGTGCGGACGCTCAGCGGGGGTGAGCAGAAGCGGCTGGTGCTGGAGGCGCTGCTGCGGGGGCCCGACGAGGTGCTGCTGCTCGACGAGCCGGACAACTATCTGGATGTGCCGGGGAAGCGGTGGCTGGAGGCGCGGCTGAAGGAGACCCGTAAGACGGTCTTGTTCGTGAGCCACGACCGGGAGCTGCTGGCCCGCGCCGCCGAGAAGATCGTGAGCGTTGAGCCCAGTCCGGCCGGGTCCGATGTGTGGGTGCACGGTGGCGGGTTCGGTACGTATCACGAGGCCCGGCGGGAGCGGTTCGCGCGGTTCGAGGAGCTGCTGCGGCGCTGGGAGGAAGAGCACGCGCGGCTGAAGGCGCTGGTGCTGCGGCTTCGGCAGCAGGCGGCGATCAGTCCCGACATGGCGTCCCGGTACCGGGCGATGCAGACCCGCTTCAAGAAGTTCGAGGACGCCGGGCCGCCGCCGGAGCCGCCGCGCGAGCAGGAGATCAAGATGCGGCTGCGGGGCGGGCGGACGGGGGTCCGGGCGGTGGTGTGCGAGGGGCTCGAACTGGAGGGGCTGATGAAGCCCTTCGACCTGGAGATCTATTACGGGGAGCGGGTCGCCGTACTCGGGTCGAACGGGTCCGGGAAGTCGCACTTCCTGCGGCTGCTGGCCGGGGAGACGGTGGCTCACACGGGGACGTGGAAGCTGGGCGCGCGGGTCGTGGCCGGTCACTTCGCCCAGACGCACGCGCATCCGGAGCTGCTGGGGCGGACGCTCGTCGACATTCTGTGGACGCGGCACGCGAAGGACCGGGGCGGGGCGATGTCCGTCCTGCGGCGGTACGAGCTGGAGCGGCAGGGGGATCAGCCCTTCGAGAAGCTCTCGGGCGGGCAGCAGGCCCGCTTCCAGATCCTGATGCTGGAGCTGGAGGGGACGACCGCACTGCTGCTCGACGAGCCGACGGACAACCTTGACCTGGAGTCGGCGGAGGCGCTGCAGGAGGGGCTGGAGGCGTACGAGGGGACGGTGCTGGCCGTCACGCACGACCGCTGGTTCGCGAAGTCCTTCGACCGCTACCTGGTCTTCGGGGCGGACGGCGTGGTGCGGGAGACGTCGGAGCCGGTGTGGGACGAGCGGC